A region of Sugiyamaella lignohabitans strain CBS 10342 chromosome A, complete sequence DNA encodes the following proteins:
- the RAD4 gene encoding Rad4p (Protein that recognizes and binds damaged DNA (with Rad23p) during NER; subunit of Nuclear Excision Repair Factor 2 (NEF2); also involved, with Rad23p, in turnover of ubiquitylated proteins; NER stands for nucleotide excision repair; GO_component: GO:0005737 - cytoplasm [Evidence IEA,IEA]; GO_component: GO:0005829 - cytosol [Evidence IDA] [PMID 19889839]; GO_component: GO:0000111 - nucleotide-excision repair factor 2 complex [Evidence IDA] [PMID 7768886]; GO_component: GO:0005634 - nucleus [Evidence IEA,IEA,IEA]; GO_component: GO:0005634 - nucleus [Evidence IDA] [PMID 19889839]; GO_function: GO:0003677 - DNA binding [Evidence IEA,IEA]; GO_function: GO:0003684 - damaged DNA binding [Evidence IEA]; GO_function: GO:0003684 - damaged DNA binding [Evidence IDA] [PMID 9813069]; GO_function: GO:0003684 - damaged DNA binding [Evidence IDA] [PMID 9837874]; GO_process: GO:0006281 - DNA repair [Evidence IEA]; GO_process: GO:0006974 - cellular response to DNA damage stimulus [Evidence IEA]; GO_process: GO:0006289 - nucleotide-excision repair [Evidence IEA]; GO_process: GO:0006289 - nucleotide-excision repair [Evidence IMP] [PMID 18936173]; GO_process: GO:0043161 - proteasome-mediated ubiquitin-dependent protein catabolic process [Evidence IMP] [PMID 19889839]), whose amino-acid sequence MAKRRQTVSAVETKSKRIKPESPAPAATVVDNEQALERMLSPSSDGNSSASESSRSEHNGVWGSAPAAGGKGDPPEDSSSDEDSDDDIDWADVDLQQGEVPELKVAEKIEISTKIDPQPEEDPVSAEREERRRKVEAANREKVIRLTTHVLHVQALLHHGSVRNEWINDSKLQKTLKEKLPKPLRSAFRKHAKHVDSGKNIRKPDEVIDNLAVLVTKLALYFRKQFEITKPGLTVHGYYQQGDNTDGSTGALDSEEFILKCSEREQFTDFEDFYNTAVTLKGSRDLGAQVFACILRSLGVETRLVFSPPLLGYSLHKREQFVPDKDGRKRKTGSSRKSMSRGATPDDVGEHQRVIDSNLAYPIFWCEIYDPRLQSYIAIDPMILPFPDYEDLLNGKYAAEKPAQFEPQGPYAGSQKMYYVVAYEDDSNCRDLTPKYMSSKTVPQIITLTATSLVRPMAASSFKDVAYLLYLRSVWLMARALNKKSDKLRAEDAQMRKWIAAKSSTENGSESTEPSYPNVLSAYKSHPTLVLHSKLYKSQTLRPGAKPVHKFDIKSAKGTRTEIVYHQKDVVNCRPQAAWYKEGRVIKPGEKPMIIEKAKPSTRNGKRKLETSIKYGDNPEVVEQGLYSYEQTMEYVPPEVIEGQPIPRNEFGRVEIFTPNMVPKGTVHLRYQGLGRIAKKLGIDFVPAVVGFKFQSRFAKPDIDGGIVPVNSAEILLDAWRQDQETKREKETAARNEDALTRWKLYVARLQLLRRLENKYGRTS is encoded by the coding sequence ATGGCCAAACGACGTCAAACGGTATCGGCTGTCGAGACAAAGAGCAAACGAATAAAGCCAGAGAGCCCGGCACCTGCTGCAACAGTCGTCGACAATGAGCAGGCGCTCGAGCGGATGCTGAGCCCGTCCTCAGACGGCAACTCGTCCGCCTCagaaagctcgcgaagcgagcacaacggggtctggggcagtgccccagccgccggaggcaaaggCGACCCCCCAGAAGACTCCAGCAGTGACGAAGACAGCGACGACGATATTGATTGGGCGGATGTGGACCTGCAACAGGGAGAAGTTCCGGAGCTGAAGGTGGCTGAGAAGATCGAAATTTCGACCAAGATTGATCCCCAGCCCGAAGAAGATCCAGTTTCAGcagagagagaagaaaggAGGAGAAAAGTCGAGGCAGCGAATCGGGAAAAGGTTATTCGTTTGACGACTCATGTGCTTCATGTTCAGGCTTTGCTGCATCATGGGTCAGTGAGGAACGAGTGGATAAACGATTCTAAATTGCAGAAAACATTAAAAGAGAAACTTCCAAAACCGCTGAGGTCGGCATTTAGAAAGCATGCTAAACACGTTGATAGCGGTAAGAATATTCGCAAACCGGACGAGGTTATCGATAACTTGGCAGTGCTGGTGACGAAGCTGGCGTTGTATTTCCGCAAACAGTTCGAGATTACGAAACCAGGACTGACTGTGCACGGATACTATCAGCAGGGAGATAATACTGATGGTAGTACAGGAGCTCTGGATTCAGAAGaatttattttgaaatGTTCAGAACGAGAACAGTTCACTGATTTTGAAGATTTTTATAATACAGCTGTGACTTTAAAAGGGTCTAGAGATCTCGGGGCACAGGTGTTTGCATGTATTTTACGCAGTCTGGGTGTCGAAACGAGATTGGTATTTTCACCTCCATTGCTGGGGTATTCACTTCATAAACGAGAACAATTTGTTCCTGATAAAGACGgtagaaagagaaagacGGGTTCTAGTAGAAAAAGCATGAGTCGAGGTGCGACGCCAGACGATGTTGGAGAACACCAGAGGGTCATAGACAGCAATCTGGCGTATCCCATTTTCTGGTGTGAAATATACGATCCTCGGCTGCAGAGTTATATTGCCATAGATCCAATGATTCTGCCGTTTCCGGATTATGAAGATTTGTTAAACGGCAAATATGCTGCTGAGAAGCCTGCACAGTTTGAACCACAGGGTCCATATGCTGGAAGTCAGAAGATGTATTATGTTGTTGCGTACGAAGACGATTCAAACTGTCGTGATCTGACTCCTAAATATATGAGCAGCAAGACAGTTCCACAAATCATCACTCTTACAGCCACGTCTCTGGTACGACCCATGGCAGCGTCCTCGTTTAAAGACGTCGCATACCTACTTTATCTGCGTTCAGTCTGGCTCATGGCTCGAGCtctgaacaagaaatcagATAAACTGCGAGCTGAAGACGCTCAAATGAGAAAATGGATAGCAGCGAAATCGAGTACCGAAAACGGCAGTGAGTCAACTGAACCCAGTTATCCCAACGTTCTCTCAGCTTATAAATCACATCCGACGCTAGTGCTCCACAGCAAACTGTACAAAAGCCAGACATTACGACCTGGAGCAAAACCCGTTCATAAATTCGACATTAAAAGTGCCAAAGGCACACGAACTGAAATTGTATATCATCAAAAAGATGTTGTAAACTGCCGACCTCAAGCAGCCTGGTATAAAGAGGGCCGAGTTATCAAGCCAGGAGAAAAGCCTATGATTATAGAAAAAGCCAAGCCGTCTACAAGAAACGGCAAGAGAAAACTAGAAACGAGCATCAAATACGGGGATAACCCTGAAGTTGTCGAGCAAGGACTGTATTCATACGAACAAACGATGGAATACGTCCCACCAGAAGTGATCGAAGGACAACCCATTCCGCGAAACGAGTTCGGCCGGGTCGAAATCTTTACCCCGAACATGGTCCCCAAAGGAACAGTGCATCTTCGGTACCAGGGACTCGGACGCATCGCCAAAAAGCTCGGCATTGATTTTGTACCTGCCGTTGTCGGGTTCAAATTCCAGTCCCGGTTTGCCAAACCCGACATCGACGGAGGTATCGTCCCCGTCAACTCTGCCGAAATCCTTCTCGACGCCTGGCGTCAGGACCAAGAAACCAAACGCGAAAAAGAAACCGCTGCTCGCAACGAAGACGCACTCACCCGCTGGAAACTCTACGTCGCACGTCTCCAACTGCTTCGCCGTCTCGAAAACAAGTACGGACGAACCTCTtaa
- the GPI11 gene encoding Gpi11p (ER membrane protein involved in a late step of GPI anchor assembly; involved in the addition of phosphoethanolamine to the multiply mannosylated glycosylphosphatidylinositol (GPI) intermediate; human PIG-Fp is a functional homolog; GO_component: GO:0005783 - endoplasmic reticulum [Evidence IEA]; GO_component: GO:0005783 - endoplasmic reticulum [Evidence ISS] [PMID 10793139]; GO_component: GO:0005789 - endoplasmic reticulum membrane [Evidence IEA,IEA]; GO_component: GO:0005789 - endoplasmic reticulum membrane [Evidence IC] [PMID 10793139]; GO_component: GO:0016021 - integral component of membrane [Evidence IEA,IEA]; GO_component: GO:0016021 - integral component of membrane [Evidence ISM] [PMID 12192589]; GO_component: GO:0016020 - membrane [Evidence IEA]; GO_function: GO:0051377 - mannose-ethanolamine phosphotransferase activity [Evidence IMP] [PMID 10793139]; GO_process: GO:0006506 - GPI anchor biosynthetic process [Evidence IEA,IEA,IEA]; GO_process: GO:0006506 - GPI anchor biosynthetic process [Evidence IMP] [PMID 10793139]) has translation MPKSKTNGAVVSGSSGSGSPAGNGRQSSPVPGKPAVLGKSGSSGSSSSNGKSSAASLAASVTYAVTLLAYFWYTLTQGTLVTDPVRTLTETTLALVLIQIVYCAAGLDDQSGLHSTSTKSKQPKTDSGISSRISVSALLSQLESIIFTNKLQTAILATILSLAMSVLVFGLLILFGAPVTSHIPETFLCAVHISILSVQPLVFVYKLDSKIWKDIVSVKLPLNGVYGASVGTWLGAWLGAVPIPLDWDRPWQRWPVTIVAGAYFGTALGTLIGALYRQIRH, from the coding sequence ATGCCTAAATCAAAGACCAATGGCGCTGTTgtcagtggcagcagtggaTCAGGGTCGCCGGCTGGTAATGGCCGTCAGAGCTCGCCAGTTCCTGGAAAACCAGCAGTTTTAGGGAAATCCGGGTCTTccggtagcagcagcagcaatggcaagtcttcagctgcttcgtTAGCAGCATCCGTGACCTATGCCGTCACTTTATTAGCATATTTCTGGTACACTTTGACCCAGGGAACTCTAGTGACCGATCCAGTACGAACTCTGACTGAGACTACTCTGGCTCTGGTGCTCATTCAAATTGTTTACTGTGCAGCAGGACTCGACGACCAGTCTGGACTCCACTCAACTTCGACCAAATCCAAACAACCCAAGACTGATTCTGGAATCTCCAGTAGAATCTCTGTAAGTGCTCTACTTTCACAACTGGAATCAATTATTTTTACTAACAAATTACAGACGGCCATTTTGGCGACTATTCTCAGTCTGGCGATGTCAGTTCTGGTATTCGGACTCCTGATTCTGTTCGGAGCTCCTGTCACTTCACACATTCCCGAGACGTTTCTGTGTGCCGTTCACATCTCGATCCTGTCAGTGCAACCGCTCGTGTTTGTATATAAACTGGACTCCAAGATCTGGAAAGACATTGTCTCGGTCAAACTACCACTGAATGGCGTCTATGGAGCATCCGTCGGCACGTGGCTCGGAGCGTGGCTCGGCGCTGTCCCCATTCCTCTTGACTGGGACCGACCCTGGCAACGCTGGCCCGTCACCATCGTGGCCGGAGCCTACTTCGGCACCGCCCTCGGCACCCTCATCGGCGCTCTCTACCGCCAGATTAGACACTAG